A genomic stretch from Corynebacterium terpenotabidum Y-11 includes:
- a CDS encoding aminopeptidase P family protein: MTAVLPTPSLTVDDFRAERTRRCYNGDKVALTFSDAEMERRLAALRAHMVAADLDAVVLTSPQSIKYWSDFLYTHFGRFYGMIVTADSTCTVSAGIDAGMPWRRSYGDNLVYTDWNKENYQHALHKAVTDRVDARRVGIELDGMSVQLYRRISAEFGADAGTVDLVDVSDAVMRVRMIKSAEEIAVITDGAQVADIGGEAIRAALQDGPKREFELAQIGTEAMVTEIAKRYPDSEIRDTWVWFQSGINTDGAHNWPTTRMVQPGDILSLNCFPMISGYYTALERTMFYGTPDADSLHYWEVNTEVYRRGLELIQPGAVCSEIAEELNGIYADAGMLGYRTFGYGHSFGVLSHYYGREAGLEIREDIDTVLEPGMVVSIEPMLTVPEGMPGAGGYREHDILVVGEEGATNITGFPVGLEANVIG, translated from the coding sequence ATGACCGCAGTCCTGCCCACCCCGTCCCTCACCGTCGACGACTTCCGCGCTGAGCGCACCCGCCGCTGCTACAACGGCGATAAAGTCGCCCTAACCTTCAGCGATGCCGAGATGGAACGACGCCTCGCCGCGCTGCGTGCCCACATGGTCGCCGCCGACCTCGACGCCGTCGTCCTCACCAGCCCCCAGTCCATCAAGTACTGGTCCGATTTCCTCTACACCCACTTCGGACGCTTCTACGGCATGATCGTCACCGCCGACTCCACCTGCACCGTGTCCGCCGGAATCGACGCCGGGATGCCGTGGCGTCGCAGCTACGGGGACAACCTCGTCTACACCGACTGGAATAAGGAGAACTACCAGCACGCCCTGCACAAGGCAGTCACCGACCGGGTCGACGCGCGCCGCGTGGGCATCGAGCTCGACGGCATGTCGGTGCAGCTGTACCGCCGGATCAGCGCCGAATTCGGGGCGGACGCCGGAACTGTCGACCTCGTCGACGTCTCGGACGCGGTGATGCGGGTGCGGATGATCAAGTCCGCCGAGGAGATCGCCGTCATCACCGACGGCGCCCAGGTCGCCGATATCGGCGGTGAAGCCATTCGGGCCGCTCTGCAGGACGGGCCGAAGCGTGAGTTCGAGCTCGCCCAGATCGGGACCGAGGCCATGGTCACCGAGATCGCAAAGCGGTACCCCGATTCCGAGATCCGCGACACTTGGGTCTGGTTCCAGTCCGGGATCAACACCGACGGCGCGCACAACTGGCCGACCACCCGCATGGTGCAGCCCGGGGACATCCTGTCCCTGAACTGCTTCCCGATGATCTCCGGCTACTACACCGCGCTGGAGCGCACCATGTTCTACGGCACGCCGGATGCCGACAGCCTGCACTACTGGGAGGTCAACACCGAGGTCTACCGCCGTGGCCTGGAGCTCATCCAGCCGGGCGCGGTGTGCTCCGAGATCGCCGAGGAACTCAACGGCATCTACGCCGACGCTGGGATGCTCGGCTACCGCACCTTCGGCTACGGGCATTCCTTCGGTGTGCTGTCCCACTACTACGGACGCGAGGCGGGCCTGGAGATCCGGGAGGATATCGACACGGTCCTGGAACCGGGCATGGTCGTCTCCATCGAGCCGATGCTCACCGTGCCGGAGGGGATGCCGGGTGCCGGTGGCTACCGTGAGCACGACATCCTCGTCGTCGGTGAGGAGGGCGCGACGAACATCACCGGTTTCCCGGTGGGCCTGGAGGCGAACGTCATCGGGTAG
- a CDS encoding cytidine/deoxycytidylate deaminase family protein: MTHITETDLRFLRRAIELSEESRQRGRHPFAALVLDAEGVVLSEKGNNSMPPEGDPTQHAELTGDDPENPTFDVPCREVAARGQRAIEIHGPMLEDEAAAPHVGFWRPTEG, translated from the coding sequence ATGACCCATATCACCGAGACTGACCTGAGATTCCTGCGCCGGGCGATCGAACTGTCCGAGGAGTCCAGGCAGCGGGGACGCCACCCGTTCGCCGCCCTCGTGCTGGACGCGGAGGGTGTCGTCCTCTCGGAGAAGGGCAACAACTCCATGCCTCCGGAGGGTGACCCGACCCAGCATGCGGAGCTCACCGGCGACGATCCGGAGAACCCGACCTTCGACGTGCCCTGCCGTGAGGTCGCGGCGCGCGGGCAGCGCGCCATCGAGATCCACGGGCCGATGCTGGAGGATGAGGCGGCTGCGCCGCACGTCGGGTTCTGGAGGCCGACGGAAGGGTAG